The nucleotide sequence taaatttaatcggtagtaaagcggtacagtagactctcactcaatcgactctttttcaatcgggcgaaaaattttgttgacaattttcacgtttaattatgaagctaattcgctgtagttgttcctattttatcgtgattctttataattgagcactttttgtggaatttacaaaggttttgacgcttaaatctatcgataaaccggatgacattttgcctcaattgcccaattgagagagagtctactgtatctactCAAAAAGCATACGAAAAGATAATATACTGATAGCTCTTTCTCGTAAATTCGAATACTCCGCAAAGCTAGAACGCTTTACCACCTCTTTcgcaaataaataaatcttttttgaaaacatatttttgatctTAACTTTTGAATCATATCAGTAATacgtttataaaaaatatatatattaacgGAAATTGTCAAAATTACCCATCGAAGTGTCAATTTTACACATAAATTTCTACAAATAACGTCAcggtaaatgttaattttaccccagAACAAATACTTACCAAATTTCCACAATAGGTTCCATAGAGAGGTCCACTTGTGTCGTCCATTCCTCCGTAGACTTCAACAAAATCGTAAGAGCATGCTTCTTCGTTCTCTAGTTCGAATGTTAGGAAGGTTAGTTGAACATTTTTTCCGGGTTCTGCTTCGATAGTCCAGTCACAATCGGCCCTGTTGTCGTAATCGTTGTCTCCAAATCTAGAATGACTGTAGAAGTGTTTGACTTTGTTAGTGGCTTGAAGATGACCTCCGCAGGCCGTAGAGTGCCTCGCTACGAATCCCTTGCGTTGAACACTGGAGTCCGACTTGAAGAGTAGCAGGAGTTCATTGGATGTGGAAGAAATGGGATGGGGAGTTTTGGAACCACAGAAGCGTCCTAAAGTACTAGAATCTGGATTATCTCCGTCATAGATGGCAATGTGATCGTAAGCGCACTCTTGATGTGGTTCCACTTCGAAGTTACTGAAGATTAGGCGAATTCGATGGCCTGGAGTTGTTGTAAAGTGCCAAACACAATCTTTCTTTGCCGGATAGTAATCTGGGTAGTTTGGACTGAAAATTTGGCCACTTGGTGAGGTAATCtcgtgtttacatcctccctcCTTGCAGTCGTGTCCGTTGTCATGAAGTGTGAAACCGTTGTGGCAGGAACAGATGTAGGATCCTATGGTGTTTTTGCATTCATGCTGGCATCCTCCATTGTTGACCTTTGAAAGTTTTTGTTgtttattaattagaattggGGAATAATTCAGTTTAAATTTTCTTACTTCACATTCGTCGATATCAGTGAAGAAAACTGCAGCAAATCCGCCCTTCTGAACTGTGTTATCTGAAGAAAATTCTATCCTTATTGCATTGGTCTCTGAGGTGATCATAGGTGGTAGACGTCCACCACAATAAGTTCCGTGTCGTTTGAGATTGTCTTCAGACATCTTTGAGTAGACTATTAGGGAGTCATATTCGCATTCCATCTGGAAGAAATTGTTGCCTTCGAGGTCAAAATGAGTGAAATTGAGGGTTATTCTGTATTGAGGCGGTGCTATAATCTCCCAAACGCAATCTTTCGATAGGGGGTAGACGTCTGGGAAGGATGGCGATGTTATTGTCCCGTTGGGAGAATCTATGATTCCTCCGCACGCATctgaaatttttgaaggaatatcTTCAAATTAGTATAGATTTAGGACGTCCAGAATTACGGTTGGCAAGACTTGTAACTTTTCGAAAATAGTGGATCGTGAATTGTGTCGATCAAGAACCTTGGATCCAATCAAGCATTGGTTGTAAGATTGCTCTACACAGCATACCGGATAATGCACCTTGTTTGTCCGATTCCTTCAATCAGTAAGACTTGTTCGTTTGAGTGATTGCATCGATCAAAAATACTGATTTCAACTCTTGATCGTCCGATTACTTCAATAAAAGGATCCGAACGGCTAATTGTACCGATTAGAGACCTTGTTTGGTTAATCGTGCTAAACAATGCTAAACAATATTCTAATTGGTTTTGATTGgttgattttgttgattatatCATTCAAGCCCCTTGATTGTACGACCTTTCCAATTAATAGATCTAATCAGCTGATTGATTCGATCCACGGTCTGGAACAAGTGACCGTACCGATTAAAAAGTTAGATCTTTGCCATTTCGATAGCTGCAATCAAGACTCGTGATCGACTAATCATGTTGATTACGACTCTTGATCGTCTGATTACTTCAATCAAAGAATCCGAACAGCTAATTGGTACGATCATAGACACATTGATTGGTTGATCGTGCTGATCAATGTATATACTACTGGTTTGTTTTGATTGGTTCATTGTATCAAGCGAAGACCTTGTTTGTTCGACTTTTCCAATCAATAGATCCAATCAGCTGAGCGGTCCGATCAACGGTTTCGAAAGAGTGATCGTACCGATTAAATGACTAGATTCCAGATCGTCCGGTTGCTGCGATCTAGTAAACATGTGATCGTCTGAtcgttcattcattcattcattttcaaccgctattggggtcgcgggcctatGACATCCAaactagcagcccacgcttgtcgatcctccgtcatttcaggaagatgttcgggttcgatcccaaggcgttccaaggcaagattctgaattttattcagccaccttgtcctaggcctgcctcgaggtcgaggtctcctcacaatggcttgcttagcttttctggggaatctttcttcattcatgcgttgaacatgtccataccatcgaagttgtgatctctcgacCCGAAGAAggagctcctcgactcttagttcctcacgaacggctacattcctcactcgatctcgacgagtgattcccttaactgcccgaaggtacctcatctcggcagcttgtattcgcgatcttatactttcggtcattacccaattCTCATGACCATAgctgagaataggaatgaatacagctttgaaaaccgataatttagccgatcgaccttcctcagcacgcttctgccaagctccctcataaaGCCTGACAGATTTGCGACGAGAGTTCTGTCTCCATCCTATTATCACCCGTGAATaccaccccgagatacttgaacttctccacccgTGTCAATGCTTTTCCATCAACATGTATGGTGCATTTCACAGGCTGTcgagaaatcaccattacctccgactttttgtcgttcatcttcatacctgtttcggcacaaacatttacaaatcggtcaagtgtgcgctgaagcttttcttcggaagatccaaaaagaaccaaatcatctacGAAGAgaagatggctcaccctgaaatccccaatacgaatcgcattctgcccccgactgcgtttcataattttgaccatgtatattatgaacaacaatggtgatagaacacatccctggcgcagtccaacacccacctgaaaaccttccgacttggatccgtttacacgaatacagctactacagtctctgtacaatgactgaatggctcctaccaattcttcatccagtccgtaTTCGTGCAGTgcatcccaaagttgttctctcggtactcggtcatatgctttttccaaatctatgaaacaagcatagagtggaacTGCATACTCTCAAGCCCTTTGAAaatcatcctcagggtaaaaagctgatccgCGGTGCTTCTACCAGGCCTGAAACCGCATTGTTCAtcacccagtctgggttcgactattTCTCGGCATCTTCTCTCAAGGATTTTGACATACAGTTTGCCAGGCaaactcagaagggaaattcccctataattggagcAATCTTTCGTGTTTCCCTTCTTGAAAATGGGTACAATAACCCCAACTTGCCAGTCCTTTGGTGCTCTCCCACTTTTCCAAGCCACCTTAAAGACACGCGTGAGTCAACTGACCCCCGCTATACCCATAAGTTTCAGCATTTCGggacgtatttcgtcaattcctgCAGCTATTCCATCCTTCAATTTACTAATTGCACACAGGACTTCACTCTCTGAAGGACTACTTTCTTCCCTGCCTTTACTTGTGGGTACGTCATCATCAGTGCCTTGTTGAGGATTGAGCAATTCTGAGAAGTACTCTTTCCAGCGACTTAAGACCTCTTCCTCTTTGGTCAAAAGAGTTCCTTCCTTGGATGTTACTCCTTGGATGGAATTGCTCTTCTTTCCTCGGAGTCTTCGGACTGTTTGCCAGAAAGTTTTGTTTGCCATCCTGTAGTCGAGCACAAGTGATCGTACTGATTAAAAAGTTAGATCTTTGTCTATTCGATTGCTGCAATCAAGACTCGTGATCGACTGATCCTTTTGATTACAACTCTTGATCGTCTGATTACTTCAATCAAAGGATCCAAACAACTAATTGGTGCGACTATAGAGACCTTGATTGGTTGATCGTGCTGAATAATGGATATACTGGTTTGTTTTGATTGGTGCATTGTATCATGCAAGGACGTTGTTTGTTCGACTTTTGCAATCAATAGATCCAATCTGATGAGTGGGCCGATCAACGGTATAGAACGAGTGATCGTACCGATTAAATGGTTAGTTCTTAGATCGCCCGATTGCTGCGATCATGCAAACTTGTGATCATTTGATCCTATTAATTAGAACTCATGATGGGCTACTCCAATCAAAGGACTCCCAACAGCTATTTATCTTGATTCGTTGACCGTGCTGATTGCTATTATCAACAGACTGGACTAGTTAGATTGGGTGATTGCACCGAACAAAACCTTTGATCGGCAGTTTACTCCAATCAAGAGATCCAATCAGCTGATCGCACAGATCAACAATACTAATTAGTTGATCGTGCAGATCAATGTTTTTGGTCATCAGATTGTTCTAATCAATAGACCTGATAACTGATTACACTCATTATCGGTTTTTTCGTCGAATTATCGTACTGATCGGCTTTTGATCAGTAACCAGTCAGTATAAATCAAACCTGGTACACTTATATCTATTTTTCCTTTTgggttagattttttttagggatATCGAGGATCTATATCAACTACATTTTGAACTTACTTTCACACATTTTCCGATCGCTACGTAGCTCATATCCAATATGGCAACTGCATTCGTATCCTCCCAAAGTGTTTATGCACTCATGCTGGCATCCATGTTCCAAAACTTCGCATTCGTCGATTTCTTTCATATACGTAGCGGAAAATCCCGCTTTCTGGACGGAACCATCAGAAACGAACTTGACGAACAGTTTGTTTCCACTTGCCCTGATATCTGGGGGTACTTTGTATCCACAGAAGACCCCAATAAGTTTAGAATCAGCACTATCGCCATCACGAATTTCCACAAAGTCATACATGCAGGTATCGTGATTTTCAACTTCGAAAGATTGAAACTTGAGAGCTACTTGATAGTCTTCGGGAACTGTAATCTTCCAGATGCATTCCTTATTCGATAAGTAGTCAAGGGGATAATTGGGTGATTCCAGATGTCCACTCGATTGGAGGTTCAGTTCACCTCCACATACAGCTTCATAGTGTGCTGCAAAGCCCTTATATCGTGCCTGACGATGTGTCGTCATGTAAGTCAGCAGCATTCGGCTACCATTGGACTTGAAGAGTTCATTAACCTTGCCCGATCCACAGAAGCGTCCCAAGATCGGTGATTTGTGCCAATAACCATCTCGAATCTCAAGATAATCTGTTCGGCAGTTGTTGGACTTGAAGATGTCCAAATCAGTGATGTTGAGTACAATTTTTTCACCATGTGTGGCAGTGATACGCCATTCACATCTTTCTGGCTCCGTGGGTGGAATTTTGCTGTAGTAA is from Phlebotomus papatasi isolate M1 chromosome 1, Ppap_2.1, whole genome shotgun sequence and encodes:
- the LOC129799548 gene encoding dorsal-ventral patterning protein tolloid isoform X2; translation: MGGLNLYQHHRITRAATAKKERIWDYGVIPYEIDGNFSGAHKALFKQAMRHWENFTCIKFVERSSEHPNFIVFTERPCGCCSFVGRRGNGAQAISIGKNCDKFGIVVHELGHVVGFWHEHTRPDRENHVVIEKSNIMTGQEYNFNKLTEEDVNSLGLPYDYDSIMHYARNTFSKTNYLDTILPIEEKGRKMPEIGQRIRLSEGDIAQANLLYKCAKCGRTFQENAGAFTSPSYYSKIPPTEPERCEWRITATHGEKIVLNITDLDIFKSNNCRTDYLEIRDGYWHKSPILGRFCGSGKVNELFKSNGSRMLLTYMTTHRQARYKGFAAHYEAVCGGELNLQSSGHLESPNYPLDYLSNKECIWKITVPEDYQVALKFQSFEVENHDTCMYDFVEIRDGDSADSKLIGVFCGYKVPPDIRASGNKLFVKFVSDGSVQKAGFSATYMKEIDECEVLEHGCQHECINTLGGYECSCHIGYELRSDRKMCENACGGIIDSPNGTITSPSFPDVYPLSKDCVWEIIAPPQYRITLNFTHFDLEGNNFFQMECEYDSLIVYSKMSEDNLKRHGTYCGGRLPPMITSETNAIRIEFSSDNTVQKGGFAAVFFTDIDECEVNNGGCQHECKNTIGSYICSCHNGFTLHDNGHDCKEGGCKHEITSPSGQIFSPNYPDYYPAKKDCVWHFTTTPGHRIRLIFSNFEVEPHQECAYDHIAIYDGDNPDSSTLGRFCGSKTPHPISSTSNELLLLFKSDSSVQRKGFVARHSTACGGHLQATNKVKHFYSHSRFGDNDYDNRADCDWTIEAEPGKNVQLTFLTFELENEEACSYDFVEVYGGMDDTSGPLYGTYCGNLNPPDIISMNEALLVRFRTDDNIVFKGFSASYVAVMPYDDNEEEMSSDSSEMMTPFPGSLKSIYKTTLLESDGDNEDEDEDLSITTIKYNISSSTLNRFSASQERNRVPNAISASSETLE